Proteins from a single region of Rhipicephalus sanguineus isolate Rsan-2018 chromosome 5, BIME_Rsan_1.4, whole genome shotgun sequence:
- the LOC125758488 gene encoding uncharacterized protein LOC125758488, with translation MVQPIYRTMEWDGVALRMQVDAGSPVTIITWPTYTKYRHLWPLLQKTTLQLTCFLGQLPVKGQLIISVTFSGTTLEAALVVLGCSGPDLCGRDVIKAFEQHGRQVLAVGMKAAPDTEHPGTTRQVGDSVWYSNYGTGARWKAGVVQAPEGHRMVTIKAADGEHHRRHYDQLRARETDSPGLAAGEVEVKQEPVVETSQTEAGETGAPVTSREGPQSPGAPDADSRPNTHDNQVGNDVSGAQYDGNKEFDPGETMLRRSTRNRRLSDRYQP, from the exons ATGGTCCAGCCAATTTATCGCACCATGGAATGGGATGGAGTGGCTCTCCGAATGCAAGTAGACGCAGGTTCCCCCGTAACAATCATCACATGGCCTACCTACACCAAATACCGTCACCTTTGGCCTCTGCTCCAGAAGACTACCTTGCAACTGACTTGTTTCCTCGGTCAACTTCCCGTCAAGGGTCAACTCATTATCTCGGTGACATTCAGCGGAACCACACTGGAAGCTGCCTTGGTGGTGCTAGGGTGCTCTGGGCCGGATCTGTGCGGGCGGGACGTCATCAAAGCCTTCGAACAGCACGGAAGGCAGGTTCTCGCCGTCGGAATGAAGGCTGCCCCCG ATACTGAGCACCCCGGAACCACTCGCCAAGTGGGAGACTCTGTTTGGTACAGTAACTACGGGACAGGAGCCAGGTGGAAAGCTGGTGTTGTACAGGCCCCCGAAGGCCACCGCATGGTAACCATCAAGGCCGCAGACGGCGAACATCATCGCCGGCATTATGACCAGCTGAGAGCAAGAGAAACCGACAGCCCGGGACTCGCCGCCGGTGAAGTAGAAGTCAAGCAAGAGCCCGTGGTTGAGACATCGCAGACGGAAGCTGGCGAAACCGGTGCACCAGTGACCTCAAGAGAAGGACCCCAGAGCCCAGGTGCGCCAGACGCGGACAGCCGACCAAATACGCATGACAACCAGGTTGGAAATGACGTCAGCGGCGCGCAATATGATGGCAATAAAGAGTTCGATCCTGGCGAAACTATGTTACGCAGGTCCACCAGAAACCGACGCCTGTCGGATCGCTACCAGCCTTAA